The Klebsiella aerogenes KCTC 2190 region AATAACCTGCGTAACCCAGCCATGCTTGAGTGGATTGATATGGATGTAGTCTACATGACGGCGATAATCTTCTTCATCACGTATAGCATGCTCCCAGAAGCGAGGCTGCCAGATATGTTGTCGTTTTAGTGTTCTGCTAAAGCAGCCTTTGATATCGCGCCAGCGTGAAGAAAAATCGTCATCATTATTGGGAAGTGTCCAGATACAGTGGAGATGTTCAGGCAATACCACCCAGGCATTAATGATAAAAGGGCGACGTTGTTTTACAACGGAGATGGAGTAGCGAAATAATTCAATTCTTTCCGTCAGAAGCATGCTTCTACGGTCCTTCAAATTAACGGTAAAGAACCAGGTTCCCCCCTTGATGTAATAGCGTCGATAAGCAACCACAGCTTCTCCTGGTAGCCAGCGTTTATAATGTGATTTAAGACGTTAAAGGAGAAGAGAAGGTTCGCCAAGGAGCCGTCACGGAAGATGGAAAGCAGCACGCAAAATCTGATTCCCGGATAGCGGCTCACGCCTCATCCGGGCTACAAGGTAGCCCCGGTAAGCGTCAGCGCTACCGGGGAGAGGGAAGGTTTAACGCAGGATTTTTTTCTCGGCCAGATCGAGGGCGAAATAGCTGAAGATCAGGTCCGCGCCCGCGCGTTTAATTGCGCCAAGGCTTTCCAGCACCACTTTCTCTTCGTCGATTGCGCCAGCCTGCGCGGCAAATTTGATCATCGCGTACTCGCCGCTGACCTGATAAGCGCCGAGCGGCAGGTCGGTGCGCTCGCGGATATCACGCAGGATATCCAGATAGGCACCGGCCGGTTTCACCATCAGGCAGTCCGCGCCCTGGGCTTCATCGAGCAGCGACTCGCGAATTGCTTCGCGACGGTTCATCGGGCTCATCTGGTAGGTCTTACGATCGCCTTTCAGCGCGGTACCGGCGGCTTCACGGAACGGGCCGTAGAACGATGACGCGAATTTGGTCGAGTAAGACATAATCGCGGTATTAGTAAAGCCCGCGGCATCCAGCGAACGGCGGATCGCTTGCACCTGACCGTCCATCGCGGCGGAGGGCGCGATGAAATCAGCGCCGGCGGCCGCGGCGACCACCGCCTGCTTACCGAGATTTTCCAGAGTCGCATCGTTATCGACGCCGTGCTCGCACAGCACGCCGCAGTGGCCGTGCGAGGTGTATTCGCAGAAGCAGGTATCGGACATGACGATCATTTCCGGCACCGCCTGTTTGGCGATACGGGTCATCCGCGCCACCAGACCGTTTTCGTTCCAGGTATCGCTACCGGTCGCGTCGGTATGATGGGAGATGCCAAAAGTCATCACTGAACGAATACCGGCGTTGGCGATGCGCTCAATTTCGCGCGCCAGATGTTTTTCCGGAATACGCATGACGCCAGGCATCGCTTCGATGGCTTTGTAATCGTCAATTTCTTCTTCAACAAAGATCGGCAACACCAGGTCGTTCAAACTCAGTGTTGTCTCTTCAAACATGGCGCGCAGCGAGGCGGATTGACGCAGGCGGCGTGGGCGAGTGATTAAATCTGTCATGGTTTGCCTGATTTTGTGAAATGAAAGAAGGTAGTGTACCGCAAACGACAGCGGGATGTTTCGCCAAAACGATCCTTAACAATCAGTGGCAAAACATCCCGCAACAATTACTGGCTGGCGGTTTCCATATTCGGCTGCACGCCGCTTAAGGCGCTGACGAGGTCGTTGACGCCGTCGCTCATGGCGCTGAAACGGGTCAACGCGGAACGGGTCACCACCACGAAGACCCCGACGTTAGCCTGCGGGTTCATCGCCATATAGGTAATAAATCCGCCGCCGCCGCCGGTTTTCTGAATAATGCCCGGATGGCCGTTTTTCGGCTTCATGTACACCCAGCCAAGACCCAGCGCATCGGCTTTACCCGGAACATCCATGCCGATCACTCGGGTGAGCTGGGTACGTTGATAAATCAGCGTCTGCATGCGATCGGCCTGCTGGCCGCGAGTATAGAAATCCGAAGAGAGGAACTGCTGCATCCAGCGCATCATATCGCCCGGGGTCGAATACACGCCGCCGCTGCCGATGGCCGCGAGGGTGTTATTACACGGGCTGGCGCCTTTCTCCGCCACCATCAAGCGTTGACACTGATCCGGCGATGGGGTGAAGGTGGTGTCCTTCATGCCGAGCGGGCGGGTGATTTGTTCTTCAAACAGCTGCGGGTAGGGCTTACCGGCGGCGGTCGATAGCGCATCGGCCAGCAGGTCGAAGGCCAGGTTGGAATAGGCCGCCTGCGAACCCGGCGTGGTTTTAAGCGTAGCCGTCGACAGCCAGTTCCAGCGCTGCTGGCGGGTCGGCCAGACGAATACCGGGCGATGCGCCGCGCCGCCGGGCTGCTCGCGCGGCAGGGCGCTGGTGTGGGTTGCGAGATTGACCAGCGTAATCGGTACGCCCTGGTAGGTTGGCACCCGCGCGCCAGGCGGCGCGTATTTACTCAGCGGATCGTCAAGCTTAACCAGTCCCTGATCGAGCAGTTTCACCAGCATTTCACTGGTCATCAGCTTACTCAGAGAGGCGATGCGGATAACGGAATCCAATTGTGGATGCTGATTATTACCCGGACGGGTTTCGCCGAAGCTGCGGAATACGCGCTGGTTGCCGTCGATAACCACCATCGCCATGCCGGTGGCGCCGCTGCCGTAATAAATATGTTCGGCGAAGCGGTCGACCACATCAGAAGTAAATACCGGATCAACGCTCGGCTGAACCGCCTGGGCTGAGGTCCACGACGCCGCGCACAGCGCAGCAAAAATGAGCAAACTACGTTTCAACGGAGGCATCCATCGTTTATTAGGGGAATATACACTGTATTTATACTACGAAGTCGCAGCGAACAAAGTGGGAATAACGACAATATTCACAGAAAAGCGTAACGGTGCGTAAAAATGACTTTTTTCCGCTTTCAGATATCTGCTTTTCCGCCTGACGCGTATGATTAAGCTCTTATTCATCTTATAAAAGAGAGTGGTGATGGCATCTCAACGGGTTCTGATGGTAGTGGATATGCAAAACGGCGTATTCGAGACGCCGCGTGTCGATCGCGAACGCTGCGTGGCGCAAATCAATCGCCTGATTCACGCCGCCGATAGCGTTATTTTCATTCAGCACGCTGAAGCGGGTGGGCTGGAAGAGGGAAGCGAGGGGTTTGCGCTGCTGCCTGAACTGGCGCAACCCGCCGGGGCGCGCTACGTCACCAAAACGGCCTGCGATGCGTTTTATAAAACCGAACTTGAACAGGTGCTGCGCGAGATCGGAACTCACGCTTTTGTTATCTGCGGCTGCGCGACCGATTATTGCGTCGATACCACCATCAAAAACGGCGCCAGCCGCGGCTACGCCATCACCATCGCCGAAGATGCCCATACCACCGCCAACCGCGCCGCCGCCGAGGCCAAAACGCTGATCGCTCACTATAACGAGGTGTGGCGGACTTTCACCCTTCCCGATAATCCTTTACGCGTGAAACCCGTAGAAACAATTCTTGCCGAATGGCAGACGAACTAAGTCGCTGATATCCGGTCTCATCATGGGTCCGCTTTACTTCGCCGCCGCGCGTTGCGGCGGGCGTACGTGTGGTACACAGCAAAAACAGAACGATAAGAAGTTAGCAGGAGAGTACGATGTTTAAAGCTTTTTTCCCCAAACCGGGGCCGTTTTTTATTTCTGCCTTTATCTGGTCGCTGCTGGCGGTGATCTTTTGGCAGGCGGGCGGCGGCGACTGGCTGCTGCGGATAACCGGCGCATCGCAAGATGTCGCCATCAGCGCGGCGCGGTTCTGGTCGCTCAACTATTTGGTATTTTACGCGTATTATCTGTTCTGTGTCGGCGCCTTTGCGCTGTTCTGGTTTATCTATAGCCCGCATCGTTGGCAATACTGGTCGATTCTCGGCACCTCGTTGATTATTTTTGTCACCTGGTTTTTGGTGGAAGTTGGGGTGGCGATCAACGCCTGGTATGCGCCGTTCTATGATTTGATTCAGAGCGCGCTGGCCACGCCGCACAAGGTCAGCATCAGTCAGTTCTACCACGAGATTGGCATTTTTCTCGGCATCGCGCTGATTGCGGTGGTGATTGGCGTGCTGAATAACTTCTTCGTCAGCCACTATGTGTTCCGCTGGCGTACCGCGATGAACGAACACTATATGGAACACTGGCAGCATCTGCGCCATATTGAAGGTGCAGCTCAGCGTGTGCAGGAAGACACCATGCGCTTCGCGGCGACGCTTGAAGACATGGGCGTAAGCTTTATTAATGCGGTCATGACGCTGATTGCCTTCCTGCCGGTGCTGGTTTCGCTGTCGGCGCATGTGCCGGACCTGCCGATCGTTGGTCATTTACCGTATGGACTGGTGATCGCCGCTATTGTGTGGTCGCTGATGGGAACCGGGCTGCTGGCGGTGGTCGGGATCAAGCTGCCGGGCCTGCAATTTAAAAACCAGCGCGTAGAAGCCGCCTATCGTAAAGAGCTGGTGTATGGTGAGGATGACGCCAACCGCGCCACGCCGCCGACCGTGCGAGAACTGTTCAACGCGGTGCGCCACAACTACTTCCGTCTCTATTTCCACTATATGTATTTCAATATCGCCCGTATTCTTTACCTGCAGGTGGATAACGTTTTCGGCTTGTTCCTGCTGTTTCCGTCGATTGTCGCCGGTACGATTACGCTCGGCCTGATGACCCAGATCACCAACGTGTTCGGCCAGGTACGCGGCTCGTTCCAGTATCTGATAAGTTCGTGGACCACGCTGGTGGAACTGATGTCCATCTATAAACGTTTGCGCAGCTTTGAGCGCGAACTGGATAACAAAGGGCTGCAGGAAGTCTCTTCAACCGTTAATTAATAAATGCAAGGAAGGTTTATGGCGCAGGTTTCTCGCGGTGTTTCACTCTCTTTTACGCTGCTGGCCGGGTTGGTGCTGAGCGCCTGTACCAGCCAGCAGGCGCCTAAGTTGAAAGAAGGCGAGAAGCCGGTGGATGTTGCCGCCGTGGTGCGGCAAAAAATGCCCGCCAGCGTCAAAGACCGCGAGGCCTGGGCGCAGGCGATTGCCAAAACCTTTGACAGCCAGAAGCTGGCGCCGACGGAAGAAAACGTCTGTTCGGTGCTGGCGGTCGCGCAGCAGGAATCAAACTATCAGGCCGATCCGGCGGTGCCGGGCCTGAATAAAATCGCCTGGCAGGAAATTGACCGCCGGGCGGAAAAAATGCATATCCCGGTATTTCTGGTGCATACCGCGCTGAAAATCACCTCACCAAACGGTAAAAGTTACAGCGATCGCCTGGATAACGTCAAAACGGAAAAACAGCTGAGCGCGATTTTTGATGACTTCATTGGCATGGTGCCGATGGGCCAGAAGCTGTTCGGCTCTCTCAACCCGGTGCATACCGGCGGGCCAATGCAGGTAAGCATCGCCTTTGCCCAGCAGCACACCGATGGTTATCCGTGGAAAATGGACGGCACCGTGCGCCAGGAGGTTTTCAGTCTACGTGGCGGGTTGTGGTTCGGCACCTATCATCTGCTCAACTACCCGGCTAACTACAGCGTGCCGCTGTACCGCTTTGCTGATTTCAATGCCGGTTGGTATGCCAGCCGTAATGCCGCCTTCCAGAATGCGGTGGTTAAAGCCACCGGCGTTAAGCTGGCGCTGGATGGCGATCTTATTCGCTATGACAGCGATGAGCCCGGAACGACTGAGATGGCGGTGCGCCGTTTAGCCGGGCAGTTGGGGATGAGCGATGGCGATATCCATCGTCAACTGAAGAAGGGGGATAGCCTGGCGTTTGAAGAGAGCGATTTGTATAAGAAAATATTCAAAATCGCCGAGAAAAAGGCCGGGAAAACACTTCCGCGCGAGATGTTGCCAGGGATCCAACTGGAAAGCCCGAAAATCACCCGCAATCTCACCACCGCGTGGTTTGCTAAGCGGGTCGACGATCGCCGCGCCAGCTGTATGGCGCGTCGTTAACGGTTATGGTACCAGCGCAGGATAAGCCCCAGCGCGCCGACCAGCAGGCTACCAAACAGGAACGGAATTAAACCGAACAGGGTACCGACGCCGAGCCCAATTTCAATACGCGGGCGATTGGTATCCTGAATCTGAATGAGATGTTCGAATACGCCAGGCGCGTGTACCAGCATGCTCAACATTTGCGCGCCGGCCCAGATGCACAGCAGAACAAAAAGCGCGTAGGCAATGTTACCGCTGGTGATCGATACCTTCTTTTTGTTGCTCCCCATCAGCGTCTTTGAAAACGTAAATTCAGCCATATAAACCTCCGCAACACCTGTTCCGCTGGTTTTCCCCCAGCTCTATAGACAGGAATTCTGGCAGCGGCGGGCGTTTCCCTGTATCAGATTGCTGGTAATTTCTGCCAGGAATAATCCTGTTTTGACAAAACTGTCGGCGGGCCCGCATTGCACAAAAGGGAGAGCGGCTTCGCATTGTGCGAACAATCTTGTTGGCGCGGCGGGCGGCTATGCGATGATGTTTTTTTTCTGCAGGAGTCGTTATGAAGCTGACCGACAAAATCCGCCGTGACTGGCACTACTACGCGTTCGCGCTGGGGTTAATTTTTATTTTGAATGGCGTGGTGGGGCTGCTGGGGTTTGACGCGCAGGGGTGGCAATCATATGCCGTCGGTCTGGCGACGTGGGTTGTGAGCTTCTGGCTGGCGGGATTTGTTATTCGCCGCCGTCCGGCAGAAGAGGCGTAATAACGACGTGGTAGCCCGGGTAAGGCGGTACGCCGCTACCCGGGAAAGAGGCTTAGTTCATTGAGGTTTTCAGCGCGCGGTCGGCGGCGTGGCGCTCCAGCGCAAGCTCGATCAGGCGGCTTATCAGGCTGGTGTAATCCAGGCCGCTGGCCTGCCACAGCTTCGGATACATGCTGATGTTGGTAAAGCCAGGCAGCGTGTTGATTTCGTTGATCACTACCTCGTTATCTTCCGTCAGGAAGACGTCCACGCGGGCCATTCCGCTGCAGCCGAGCGTTTGGTAAGCGCGGACGGCGATATCGCGGATTTTGTCGTTGATCTCCGGGGCGATGGCTGCCGGAACCACCACCTGTGCGCCTTTGTCATCAATGTACTTGGTATCGTAGGCATAGAATTCGCTATTGAGTACGATCTCCCCGCAGGTGCTGGCCTGAGGATAATCATTGCCCAGCACCGCGCACTCGATTTCACGGCCCTTAATCCCTTGTTCAACTACCACTTTATGGTCGAATTCAAAGGCTAACGCGACGGCCTGCAGGTACTCTTCTTCGCTCTTCACCTTGCTGACGCCGACGGAAGAACCCTGGTTTGCGGGCTTCACGAACAGCGGTAACCCCAGCTTCGCTTTGACATCGGCAAAGCTGAACTGCTGGCGGTTGGCGCGAGTCAGAGTGATGAACGGCGCAATTGACAGACCGGCATCGCGAAGCAGGCGTTTAGTGACGTCTTTATCCATGCAGGCGGCTGAGCCCAGCACATCGGATCCGACGAACGGCAAATTCGCCATCCGCAGCATCCCCTGCAGCGAACCATCTTCGCCAAGGGTGCCGTGAACAATCGGGAAGATAACGTCGATGGCCGCCAGCGGCTGGCCGCTATCGGCGTTGATCAACTGATGGGCATCGCGACCGGGAATTTGCGCCAGCGTCACGTCGGACGGGCGCAGCGCGATATGGGCGGGATCCTGCGGGTTCAGCAGATAGTTGCTGGCATCGTTGATATGCCAAAGCCCCTGTTTATCGATTCCCAGCAGCACAACATCAAAGCGCGTTTTATCAATTGCTTCGACGATATTTTTGGCTG contains the following coding sequences:
- a CDS encoding REP-associated tyrosine transposase, which translates into the protein MVAYRRYYIKGGTWFFTVNLKDRRSMLLTERIELFRYSISVVKQRRPFIINAWVVLPEHLHCIWTLPNNDDDFSSRWRDIKGCFSRTLKRQHIWQPRFWEHAIRDEEDYRRHVDYIHINPLKHGWVTQVIDWPFSTFHRDVQRGLYPANWAGESFELSCGERR
- the hemB gene encoding porphobilinogen synthase yields the protein MTDLITRPRRLRQSASLRAMFEETTLSLNDLVLPIFVEEEIDDYKAIEAMPGVMRIPEKHLAREIERIANAGIRSVMTFGISHHTDATGSDTWNENGLVARMTRIAKQAVPEMIVMSDTCFCEYTSHGHCGVLCEHGVDNDATLENLGKQAVVAAAAGADFIAPSAAMDGQVQAIRRSLDAAGFTNTAIMSYSTKFASSFYGPFREAAGTALKGDRKTYQMSPMNRREAIRESLLDEAQGADCLMVKPAGAYLDILRDIRERTDLPLGAYQVSGEYAMIKFAAQAGAIDEEKVVLESLGAIKRAGADLIFSYFALDLAEKKILR
- the ampH gene encoding D-alanyl-D-alanine-carboxypeptidase/endopeptidase AmpH, translated to MKRSLLIFAALCAASWTSAQAVQPSVDPVFTSDVVDRFAEHIYYGSGATGMAMVVIDGNQRVFRSFGETRPGNNQHPQLDSVIRIASLSKLMTSEMLVKLLDQGLVKLDDPLSKYAPPGARVPTYQGVPITLVNLATHTSALPREQPGGAAHRPVFVWPTRQQRWNWLSTATLKTTPGSQAAYSNLAFDLLADALSTAAGKPYPQLFEEQITRPLGMKDTTFTPSPDQCQRLMVAEKGASPCNNTLAAIGSGGVYSTPGDMMRWMQQFLSSDFYTRGQQADRMQTLIYQRTQLTRVIGMDVPGKADALGLGWVYMKPKNGHPGIIQKTGGGGGFITYMAMNPQANVGVFVVVTRSALTRFSAMSDGVNDLVSALSGVQPNMETASQ
- a CDS encoding isochorismatase family protein, which codes for MVVDMQNGVFETPRVDRERCVAQINRLIHAADSVIFIQHAEAGGLEEGSEGFALLPELAQPAGARYVTKTACDAFYKTELEQVLREIGTHAFVICGCATDYCVDTTIKNGASRGYAITIAEDAHTTANRAAAEAKTLIAHYNEVWRTFTLPDNPLRVKPVETILAEWQTN
- the sbmA gene encoding peptide antibiotic transporter SbmA, translating into MFKAFFPKPGPFFISAFIWSLLAVIFWQAGGGDWLLRITGASQDVAISAARFWSLNYLVFYAYYLFCVGAFALFWFIYSPHRWQYWSILGTSLIIFVTWFLVEVGVAINAWYAPFYDLIQSALATPHKVSISQFYHEIGIFLGIALIAVVIGVLNNFFVSHYVFRWRTAMNEHYMEHWQHLRHIEGAAQRVQEDTMRFAATLEDMGVSFINAVMTLIAFLPVLVSLSAHVPDLPIVGHLPYGLVIAAIVWSLMGTGLLAVVGIKLPGLQFKNQRVEAAYRKELVYGEDDANRATPPTVRELFNAVRHNYFRLYFHYMYFNIARILYLQVDNVFGLFLLFPSIVAGTITLGLMTQITNVFGQVRGSFQYLISSWTTLVELMSIYKRLRSFERELDNKGLQEVSSTVN
- a CDS encoding DUF1615 domain-containing protein, whose amino-acid sequence is MAQVSRGVSLSFTLLAGLVLSACTSQQAPKLKEGEKPVDVAAVVRQKMPASVKDREAWAQAIAKTFDSQKLAPTEENVCSVLAVAQQESNYQADPAVPGLNKIAWQEIDRRAEKMHIPVFLVHTALKITSPNGKSYSDRLDNVKTEKQLSAIFDDFIGMVPMGQKLFGSLNPVHTGGPMQVSIAFAQQHTDGYPWKMDGTVRQEVFSLRGGLWFGTYHLLNYPANYSVPLYRFADFNAGWYASRNAAFQNAVVKATGVKLALDGDLIRYDSDEPGTTEMAVRRLAGQLGMSDGDIHRQLKKGDSLAFEESDLYKKIFKIAEKKAGKTLPREMLPGIQLESPKITRNLTTAWFAKRVDDRRASCMARR
- a CDS encoding DUF2755 family protein, with the protein product MAEFTFSKTLMGSNKKKVSITSGNIAYALFVLLCIWAGAQMLSMLVHAPGVFEHLIQIQDTNRPRIEIGLGVGTLFGLIPFLFGSLLVGALGLILRWYHNR
- a CDS encoding DUF2754 family protein, with protein sequence MKLTDKIRRDWHYYAFALGLIFILNGVVGLLGFDAQGWQSYAVGLATWVVSFWLAGFVIRRRPAEEA
- the ddlA gene encoding D-alanine--D-alanine ligase, encoding MSKMRVGIVFGGKSAEHEVSLQSAKNIVEAIDKTRFDVVLLGIDKQGLWHINDASNYLLNPQDPAHIALRPSDVTLAQIPGRDAHQLINADSGQPLAAIDVIFPIVHGTLGEDGSLQGMLRMANLPFVGSDVLGSAACMDKDVTKRLLRDAGLSIAPFITLTRANRQQFSFADVKAKLGLPLFVKPANQGSSVGVSKVKSEEEYLQAVALAFEFDHKVVVEQGIKGREIECAVLGNDYPQASTCGEIVLNSEFYAYDTKYIDDKGAQVVVPAAIAPEINDKIRDIAVRAYQTLGCSGMARVDVFLTEDNEVVINEINTLPGFTNISMYPKLWQASGLDYTSLISRLIELALERHAADRALKTSMN